In one Amaranthus tricolor cultivar Red isolate AtriRed21 chromosome 8, ASM2621246v1, whole genome shotgun sequence genomic region, the following are encoded:
- the LOC130821383 gene encoding transcription factor BIM2 isoform X2 — protein MMKSGKGNTLDDDEDYEDDFTSKKESSSANKDSKNNDKASAMRSKHSVTEQRRRSKINERFQILRDLIPHGDQKRDTASFLLEVIEYVQLLQEKVQKFEGSYQGWSAEPTKLMPWRHSHWRVQSFLGHPPAVKNGPNSGSTLKFDERNFSTNLGVAANVQTSVTTDSVHDAFRALDQQSELVDKEATLPTPFSLQMPTVVPTDGEDSRLPQRPASGSPSAPCPISNDDQQGEHTIEGGTISISSSYSHGLLMTLTQALQSSGVDLCQASISIQIDLGKRAKQGVTPGISGNKESENAASHDLNMGHVGDGSGMEELEQPHKKLKS, from the exons ATGATGAAATCTGGTAAAGGCAACACtttggatgatgatgaagattatGAAGACGATTTCACTTCTAAAAAAGAGTCCTCTTCTGCTAATAAAg ATTCAAAGAACAATGATAAGGCAAGTGCAATGCGTTCAAAGCACTCGGTGACTGAGCAACGTCGTAGGAGCAAGATTAATGAGAG ATTTCAGATATTAAGAGATTTAATACCACATGGTGATCAGAAGAGAGACACTGCATCTTTTCTCTTGGAG GTAATAGAATATGTTCAACTTTTGCAAGAAAAAGTTCAGAAGTTTGAGGGATCTTATCAAGGATGGAGCGCAGAGCCTACAAAACTTATGCCCTGG AGACATAGTCATTGGCGAGTTCAGAGTTTTCTCGGGCATCCTCCAGCAGTAAAGAATGGTCCCAACTCTGGATCAACACTAAAGTTTGATGAGAGGAATTTCAGCACAAATCTTGGTGTGGCTGCTAATGTGCAAACTTCAGTGACCACCGATTCTGTCCATGATGCCTTTAGGGCTTTGGATCAGCAGTCAGAGTTGGTTGATAAGGAAGCAACCCTGCCCACACCCTTCTCATTGCAGATGCCTACTGTTGTTCCGACTGATGGAGAGGATTCCCGTCTTCCCCAAAGACCAGCTTCTGGCTCACCGTCAGCCCCCTGTCCCATTAGCAATGATGATCAACAGGGGGAGCATACAATTGAAGGAGGCACTATTAGCATCTCAAGTTCTTATTCTCATGG GCTATTGATGACATTAACGCAAGCTTTGCAGAGTTCTGGTGTGGATCTCTGTCAGGCTAGCATTTCCATACAGATTGATCTTGGTAAACGAGCAAAACAGGGTGTAACTCCTGGGATATCTGGTAATAAG GAATCGGAAAACGCTGCTTCCCATGATCTAAATATGGGACATGTTGGAGATGGAAGTGGCATGGAGGAACTGGAGCAACCCCATAAAAAACTCAAATCATGA
- the LOC130821383 gene encoding transcription factor BIM2 isoform X1: MNTQRSSSSLSYLQFLLLYNCTMMKSGKGNTLDDDEDYEDDFTSKKESSSANKDSKNNDKASAMRSKHSVTEQRRRSKINERFQILRDLIPHGDQKRDTASFLLEVIEYVQLLQEKVQKFEGSYQGWSAEPTKLMPWRHSHWRVQSFLGHPPAVKNGPNSGSTLKFDERNFSTNLGVAANVQTSVTTDSVHDAFRALDQQSELVDKEATLPTPFSLQMPTVVPTDGEDSRLPQRPASGSPSAPCPISNDDQQGEHTIEGGTISISSSYSHGLLMTLTQALQSSGVDLCQASISIQIDLGKRAKQGVTPGISGNKESENAASHDLNMGHVGDGSGMEELEQPHKKLKS, translated from the exons ATGAACACACAGAGGTCCTCGTCCAGTCTCTCCT ATCTTCAATTTTTACTCTTATACAATTGTACGATGATGAAATCTGGTAAAGGCAACACtttggatgatgatgaagattatGAAGACGATTTCACTTCTAAAAAAGAGTCCTCTTCTGCTAATAAAg ATTCAAAGAACAATGATAAGGCAAGTGCAATGCGTTCAAAGCACTCGGTGACTGAGCAACGTCGTAGGAGCAAGATTAATGAGAG ATTTCAGATATTAAGAGATTTAATACCACATGGTGATCAGAAGAGAGACACTGCATCTTTTCTCTTGGAG GTAATAGAATATGTTCAACTTTTGCAAGAAAAAGTTCAGAAGTTTGAGGGATCTTATCAAGGATGGAGCGCAGAGCCTACAAAACTTATGCCCTGG AGACATAGTCATTGGCGAGTTCAGAGTTTTCTCGGGCATCCTCCAGCAGTAAAGAATGGTCCCAACTCTGGATCAACACTAAAGTTTGATGAGAGGAATTTCAGCACAAATCTTGGTGTGGCTGCTAATGTGCAAACTTCAGTGACCACCGATTCTGTCCATGATGCCTTTAGGGCTTTGGATCAGCAGTCAGAGTTGGTTGATAAGGAAGCAACCCTGCCCACACCCTTCTCATTGCAGATGCCTACTGTTGTTCCGACTGATGGAGAGGATTCCCGTCTTCCCCAAAGACCAGCTTCTGGCTCACCGTCAGCCCCCTGTCCCATTAGCAATGATGATCAACAGGGGGAGCATACAATTGAAGGAGGCACTATTAGCATCTCAAGTTCTTATTCTCATGG GCTATTGATGACATTAACGCAAGCTTTGCAGAGTTCTGGTGTGGATCTCTGTCAGGCTAGCATTTCCATACAGATTGATCTTGGTAAACGAGCAAAACAGGGTGTAACTCCTGGGATATCTGGTAATAAG GAATCGGAAAACGCTGCTTCCCATGATCTAAATATGGGACATGTTGGAGATGGAAGTGGCATGGAGGAACTGGAGCAACCCCATAAAAAACTCAAATCATGA
- the LOC130821385 gene encoding photosystem I reaction center subunit II, chloroplastic-like, producing MAMATQASLFTPSSLASGLVSLKSSSSSSSVSLSSKSSSRLTIRAAAAEGKAAETKEAPAGFTPPTLDPNTPSPIFAGSTGGLLRKAQVEEFYVITWESPKEQIFEMPTGGAAIMREGPNLLKLARKEQCLALGTRLRSKYKIKYQFYRVFPNGEVQYLHPKDGVYPEKVNPGRQGVGQNMRSIGKNVSPIEVKFTGKQPYDL from the exons atggCTATGGCTACACAAGCTTCACTATTTACCCCATCTTCTTTGGCCTCTGGGCTCGTCTCCctgaaatcatcatcatcatcatcaagtgtTTCATTGTCTTCAAAATCATCGTCTCGCTTAACCATCAGGGCTGCAGCAGCAGAAGGGAAAGCGGCCGAGACGAAAGAGGCACCAGCTGGTTTCACTCCCCCGACTTTGGATCCTAACACTCCTTCTCCCATCTTTGCTGGCAGCACAG GTGGTCTATTGAGGAAGGCACAAGTAGAGGAATTTTATGTGATAACATGGGAATCACCAAAAGAGCAAATCTTTGAGATGCCAACAGGAGGAGCAGCCATCATGAGGGAAGGTCCTAACTTGCTTAAGTTGGCTCGTAAAGAGCAGTGTTTGGCTCTTGGAACCAGACTTAGATCAAAATACAAGATTAAGTACCAATTTTACAGGGTGTTTCCCAATGGAGAGGTCCAATATTTGCACCCTAAAGATGGTGTTTACCCAGAAAAGGTTAACCCTGGTAGACAAGGCGTTGGTCAAAACATGAGGTCTATTGGTAAGAATGTTAGTCCCATTGAGGTTAAATTCACCGGAAAGCAACCTTATGACTTGTAA
- the LOC130821384 gene encoding photosystem I reaction center subunit II, chloroplastic-like: MAMATQASLLAPSSLASGLVSLKSSSSSSSLSLSSKSSSRLTIRAAAAEGKAAETKEAPTGFTPPTLDPNTPSPIFAGSTGGLLRKAQVEEFYVITWESPKEQIFEMPTGGAAIMREGPNLLKLARKEQCLALGTRLRSKYKIKYQFYRVFPNGEVQYLHPKDGVYPEKVNPGRQGVGQNMRSIGKNVSPIEVKFTGKQPYDL; encoded by the exons ATGGCAATGGCTACTCAGGCTTCACTATTAGCCCCATCTTCTCTGGCTTCTGGGCTCGTCTCCctgaaatcatcatcatcatcatcaagtcttTCATTGTCCTCAAAATCATCATCTCGATTAACCATCAGGGCTGCAGCAGCAGAAGGCAAAGCGGCCGAGACGAAAGAGGCACCAACTGGTTTCACTCCCCCTACTTTGGATCCTAACACTCCTTCTCCTATCTTTGCTGGCAGCACAG GTGGTCTATTGAGGAAGGCACAAGTAGAGGAATTTTATGTGATAACATGGGAATCACCAAAAGAGCAAATCTTTGAGATGCCAACAGGAGGAGCAGCCATCATGAGGGAAGGTCCTAACTTGCTTAAGTTGGCTCGTAAAGAGCAGTGTTTGGCTCTTGGAACCAGACTTAGATCAAAATACAAGATTAAGTACCAATTTTACAGGGTGTTTCCCAATGGAGAGGTCCAATATTTGCACCCTAAAGATGGTGTTTACCCAGAAAAGGTTAACCCTGGTAGACAAGGCGTTGGTCAAAACATGAGGTCTATTGGTAAGAATGTTAGTCCCATTGAGGTTAAATTCACCGGAAAGCAACCTTATGACTTGTAA